In Mycolicibacterium phocaicum, one DNA window encodes the following:
- a CDS encoding sulfotransferase family protein, producing the protein MMTMMAADCPLDADALHAKATADTGLDDFGPTDYRERLDVLLGALRQIDGFNGPGVVNFYGQLLQLLKNRLLLTDLLKRHPAIHDIELMPPVAIVGLPRTGTTHLHNLLAAAGTFRTLPYWESMEPFPLPSEAGVEPDPRRTRMDVAVNVMNIVMPHFSLMHEMTTDHVHEEIQLLANDFSTMYFETLADVPAWRDYYEAHDQTPHYRHMVTQLKALQYLRGGRRWLLKSPQHLEQIPVLNETLPGVIGVFTHRDPVPVVLSMIAMLTYSARMHRSPVPVEHIAAYWVQRLEQMLAGLVRDREVIGRDRSIDIRFDDFMADDLGTAESVFALAEERLSDTERSSMADYLAGHQRGRLGRVETSCAMFGLDPDDLKARFAPYTERFLA; encoded by the coding sequence ATGATGACGATGATGGCGGCGGACTGTCCGCTCGACGCGGATGCGCTGCACGCCAAGGCGACGGCCGACACCGGCCTCGACGACTTCGGCCCCACCGACTACCGCGAACGTCTCGATGTGCTGCTGGGAGCGCTCCGGCAGATCGACGGTTTCAACGGCCCGGGCGTCGTCAACTTCTACGGTCAACTGCTGCAGCTGTTGAAGAACCGGCTGCTGCTCACCGATCTGCTGAAGCGACACCCCGCGATTCACGACATCGAGCTAATGCCGCCGGTCGCAATCGTCGGGCTGCCGCGCACCGGGACCACGCACCTGCACAACCTGCTGGCTGCCGCCGGCACCTTCCGGACCCTGCCGTATTGGGAGTCGATGGAGCCGTTCCCGCTGCCGTCCGAGGCGGGTGTCGAGCCGGACCCGCGGCGTACCCGGATGGACGTCGCGGTCAACGTGATGAACATCGTCATGCCGCATTTCTCGCTGATGCACGAGATGACCACCGACCACGTGCACGAGGAAATCCAGTTGCTGGCCAACGACTTTTCCACGATGTACTTCGAGACGCTGGCCGACGTCCCGGCGTGGCGGGACTACTACGAAGCCCACGACCAGACGCCGCATTACCGGCACATGGTGACCCAGCTCAAGGCGCTGCAGTACCTGCGCGGAGGTCGGCGCTGGTTGCTCAAGTCGCCGCAGCACCTCGAACAGATTCCGGTGCTCAACGAAACACTGCCCGGTGTGATCGGGGTTTTCACCCACCGCGACCCCGTCCCGGTGGTGCTGTCGATGATCGCGATGCTCACCTACTCCGCGCGGATGCATCGCAGCCCGGTGCCGGTCGAGCACATCGCGGCGTACTGGGTGCAACGGCTGGAGCAGATGCTGGCCGGACTGGTCCGGGACCGGGAGGTCATCGGTCGGGACCGCTCCATCGATATCCGTTTCGACGACTTCATGGCAGATGACCTTGGCACCGCGGAGAGTGTCTTCGCCCTTGCGGAAGAACGACTTTCGGACACCGAACGCAGCTCGATGGCCGACTACCTGGCCGGACACCAGCGGGGCCGGCTGGGCCGCGTAGAGACGTCATGCGCGATGTTCGGACTCGACCCGGATGATCTGAAGGCCCGCTTCGCGCCCTACACGGAGCGCTTCCTGGCTTGA
- a CDS encoding TetR/AcrR family transcriptional regulator: protein MTKALGRPRDSRIDNAVLTATAELLSEVGYAALSVDAIAKQAGTSKPTIYRRWPSKAHLVHEAVFPAGIATELPDTGSLAGDVRAMVRGTVAVLSTRAARAALPGLLGEMTADATLHSALLDRFADALGPGLHARLEAAAARGELRPGVSATELTEVITGIALLAALTRSAAPDDDWIDRNTTLILKGIGA from the coding sequence ATGACGAAAGCACTTGGACGACCCCGGGATTCACGCATCGACAACGCGGTGCTCACCGCCACCGCCGAACTGCTCAGCGAAGTGGGCTACGCCGCGCTGTCGGTGGACGCCATCGCGAAGCAGGCCGGCACCAGCAAGCCGACCATCTACCGACGCTGGCCCAGCAAGGCTCACCTGGTCCACGAGGCCGTCTTTCCAGCCGGCATCGCCACTGAACTGCCGGACACCGGATCCCTGGCCGGGGATGTCCGCGCGATGGTCCGCGGCACCGTGGCAGTCCTCAGCACCCGAGCGGCCCGCGCGGCACTACCGGGCCTGCTCGGCGAGATGACGGCCGACGCCACCCTGCACAGCGCTCTGCTGGATCGGTTCGCCGACGCACTCGGCCCTGGACTGCACGCCCGCCTGGAGGCTGCCGCGGCCCGCGGTGAACTTCGCCCCGGCGTCAGCGCCACCGAGCTGACCGAGGTCATCACCGGCATCGCGCTCCTGGCCGCACTCACCCGGAGCGCCGCCCCGGACGACGACTGGATCGACCGCAACACCACCCTGATTCTGAAAGGTATTGGCGCATGA
- the hrpA gene encoding ATP-dependent RNA helicase HrpA, whose product MSDQQQRELRDRLDGLTIRDAARLDRRLKNLRGDNPEKIAEQIAAAEAVVAARLAAVPRITYPDLPVTDRRAEIAKAITDNQVVIVAGETGSGKTTQLPKICLELGRGIRGTIGHTQPRRLAARTVAQRIADETGTSLGGAIGYTVRFTDQASDSTLVKLMTDGILLAEIQRDRRLLRYDTLILDEAHERSLNIDFLLGYLRELLPRRPDLKVIVTSATIEPERFAKHFGGAPIVEVSGRTYPVEIRYRPLEVPAAVDDSDDPDDPDHEIVRTEPRDQTEAIVDAVRELESEPAGDVLVFLSGEREIRDTAEALRDALSGDTFPTEILPLYARLPTADQQKVFNAKPGGPRRIVLATNVAETSLTVPGIRYVVDPGTARISRYSRRTKVQRLPIEPISQASAAQRSGRSGRTAPGVCIRLYSEEDFASRPRYTDPEILRTNLGAVILQMAALGLGDIEAFPFLDPPDARSIRDGIQLLQELGAFDAKGAITDVGRRLARLPLDPRVGRMILQADTEGCVREVLILAAALSIPDPRERPSDREEAARQKHARFADEHSDFISYLNLWNYLREQRNQLSGSAFRRMCRDEFLHYLRIREWQDLVGQLRSIAGDLGIRESGDDADPLRIHTALTAGLLSHVGLREGETRDYQGARNSRFVLAPGSVLTKKPPRWIVVADLVETSRLFGRIAARIEPETVERVAGDLLQRTFSEPHWDARRGAVMAFERVTLYGLPLVPRRRVGYAQVDPVVARELFIRHALVEGDWQTRHHFFRDNTRLRTELEELEERARRRDLLAGDDEVYAFYDQRVPESAVSARHFDAWWKKQRHVTPDLLTMTREDLLRTDTDADQPDTWQTGDLSLPVSYRFEPGAADDGVTVHVPVEVLARLGGDGFAWQVPALREELVTALIKSLPKDLRRNFVPAPDTARAVLPGLNPGDGSLLEELQRELRRRSGILVPIDAFDLSKIPDHLRVTFAVEKDGTEVARGKDLGALHDRLAGSVRQAVAGAVAGDLQRTGLKAWPEDLSELPRSVESSTGGHTVRGFPAFVDTGAAVDIRVFPTAAEQAAAMGSGLRRLLRLAAPSPVKAAERALNPRARLALSSNPDGSLEDCADAAVRVLAPKPVWTGAEFGALRDSVAAKLVPTTLDVVGRVERVLTAAHAAQVALPDKPSALQADAVADIRAQLARLLPVGFVAATGVSHLADLTRYLTAVGRRLERLPQAPAADRERMDRIHAVEDAYDELRQALSPLRCQGEDVRDIARQIEELRVSLWAQQLGTPRPVSEQRIHRAIDAIVP is encoded by the coding sequence GTGTCCGACCAACAGCAGCGCGAACTGCGTGACCGTCTGGATGGTCTGACCATCCGCGACGCCGCGCGGCTCGACCGTCGGCTGAAGAACCTCCGTGGCGACAACCCGGAGAAGATCGCCGAACAGATCGCGGCAGCGGAGGCGGTGGTGGCCGCTCGGCTCGCGGCCGTGCCGCGCATCACCTACCCCGACCTGCCGGTCACCGACCGCCGTGCTGAGATCGCCAAGGCCATCACCGACAACCAGGTGGTGATCGTCGCCGGCGAGACCGGCTCGGGCAAGACGACGCAGCTGCCCAAGATCTGTCTGGAGCTCGGCCGCGGTATCCGCGGCACCATCGGGCACACCCAGCCGCGCCGGCTGGCTGCGCGCACGGTGGCGCAGCGCATCGCCGACGAAACCGGCACTTCGCTGGGCGGGGCCATCGGTTACACCGTGCGGTTCACCGACCAGGCCAGCGACTCGACTCTCGTCAAACTGATGACCGACGGCATTCTGCTCGCCGAGATTCAGAGGGATCGCCGGCTGCTCCGGTACGACACCCTGATCCTCGACGAGGCGCACGAACGAAGCCTCAACATCGACTTCCTGCTCGGGTACCTGCGCGAGCTGCTGCCGCGGCGCCCCGACCTGAAGGTCATCGTGACATCGGCGACCATCGAGCCCGAGCGATTCGCGAAGCACTTCGGCGGAGCCCCGATCGTGGAGGTCTCGGGCCGTACCTATCCCGTCGAAATCCGTTACCGGCCACTGGAAGTCCCCGCCGCGGTGGACGACAGCGATGACCCCGACGATCCGGACCACGAGATCGTCCGCACCGAGCCCCGGGACCAGACCGAGGCCATCGTCGACGCGGTGCGCGAGCTGGAATCCGAACCGGCCGGCGATGTGCTCGTCTTTCTGTCCGGCGAGCGCGAGATCCGTGACACCGCAGAGGCTTTGCGGGATGCGCTGTCCGGCGACACATTTCCGACCGAGATTCTGCCGCTGTACGCCCGGTTGCCGACCGCGGATCAGCAGAAGGTCTTCAATGCGAAGCCGGGCGGGCCGCGCCGGATCGTGTTGGCCACCAACGTCGCCGAGACGTCGCTGACCGTCCCCGGCATCCGGTACGTCGTCGACCCGGGCACGGCGCGCATATCGCGGTACAGCCGGCGCACCAAGGTGCAGCGGCTGCCGATCGAACCGATCTCGCAGGCGTCGGCCGCGCAGCGGTCGGGCCGATCCGGTCGTACGGCTCCGGGCGTGTGTATCCGGCTGTACTCGGAAGAGGACTTCGCGTCGCGGCCGCGGTACACCGACCCGGAGATCCTGCGGACCAACCTCGGTGCGGTCATCCTGCAGATGGCGGCGCTCGGCCTCGGCGATATCGAGGCCTTCCCATTCCTGGACCCGCCCGATGCGCGCAGCATCCGCGACGGCATCCAATTGCTCCAAGAACTGGGCGCTTTCGATGCCAAGGGCGCCATCACCGACGTGGGACGCCGGCTGGCCCGGTTGCCGCTGGACCCGCGCGTCGGCCGGATGATCCTGCAAGCCGACACCGAAGGCTGCGTGCGCGAGGTTCTGATCCTGGCTGCCGCACTGTCGATACCGGATCCGCGGGAGCGGCCGTCGGACCGGGAAGAAGCCGCCCGGCAGAAGCACGCCCGCTTCGCCGATGAGCATTCGGACTTCATTTCCTACCTCAACTTGTGGAACTACCTGCGCGAGCAGCGGAACCAGTTGTCCGGCAGCGCGTTCCGCCGGATGTGCCGCGACGAGTTCCTGCACTACCTGCGGATTCGCGAATGGCAGGACCTGGTCGGCCAATTGCGCAGCATCGCCGGCGATCTCGGCATCCGGGAGTCGGGCGACGATGCCGACCCGCTGCGCATCCATACTGCGCTTACCGCCGGGCTGCTGTCGCATGTCGGGCTGCGGGAAGGTGAGACGCGGGACTACCAGGGGGCTCGTAACTCGCGGTTCGTCCTGGCTCCGGGATCGGTGCTGACGAAGAAGCCGCCGCGGTGGATCGTCGTCGCGGATCTGGTGGAGACCAGCCGGCTGTTCGGGCGTATCGCGGCACGCATCGAACCGGAGACCGTCGAGCGGGTCGCCGGAGATCTGTTGCAGCGCACCTTCAGTGAGCCGCACTGGGATGCCCGTCGGGGTGCGGTCATGGCGTTCGAACGGGTGACGCTCTACGGGCTGCCGCTGGTGCCGCGCCGTCGGGTGGGGTACGCGCAGGTCGATCCGGTGGTGGCACGCGAGCTGTTCATCCGGCACGCGTTGGTCGAAGGCGACTGGCAGACGCGGCACCACTTCTTCCGTGACAACACGCGGCTGCGAACCGAACTGGAGGAGCTCGAAGAGCGCGCCCGGCGCCGGGATCTGCTGGCCGGCGACGACGAGGTCTACGCCTTCTATGACCAGCGCGTGCCAGAGAGCGCCGTGTCGGCACGGCATTTCGACGCCTGGTGGAAGAAGCAGCGGCATGTGACGCCAGACCTGCTCACCATGACGCGCGAGGATCTGCTGCGCACCGACACCGACGCCGACCAGCCGGACACCTGGCAGACCGGCGACCTGTCGCTGCCGGTGAGCTACCGGTTCGAGCCCGGCGCCGCCGATGACGGTGTCACGGTGCACGTTCCGGTCGAGGTGCTGGCTCGGCTCGGCGGTGACGGTTTCGCGTGGCAGGTGCCCGCGTTGCGCGAGGAGTTGGTCACCGCGCTGATCAAATCGTTGCCCAAGGACCTACGGCGTAACTTCGTACCCGCACCCGATACCGCGCGGGCGGTGCTGCCGGGCCTAAATCCGGGAGACGGCTCGCTGCTGGAGGAGCTACAGCGTGAACTGCGCAGGCGCAGTGGCATTCTGGTGCCGATCGACGCCTTCGACCTGAGCAAGATTCCGGACCACCTGCGGGTCACCTTCGCGGTCGAGAAAGACGGCACCGAGGTGGCACGCGGCAAGGACCTGGGCGCGCTGCACGATCGGCTGGCCGGCTCGGTGCGGCAGGCAGTGGCTGGGGCCGTCGCGGGTGATCTGCAGCGGACGGGTCTGAAGGCCTGGCCCGAGGACCTGTCCGAGTTGCCGCGCAGCGTGGAGAGCTCGACCGGCGGACACACCGTCCGCGGATTTCCCGCGTTCGTGGACACCGGTGCGGCGGTGGACATCCGGGTGTTTCCGACGGCAGCCGAGCAGGCCGCGGCCATGGGTTCGGGCCTGCGGCGGTTGCTGCGGTTGGCGGCGCCGTCGCCGGTCAAGGCGGCTGAGCGCGCTCTCAATCCCCGCGCGCGCCTCGCGCTGTCGAGCAATCCCGACGGCAGCCTCGAAGACTGCGCCGACGCCGCGGTACGGGTGTTGGCGCCCAAACCGGTGTGGACCGGCGCCGAATTCGGCGCGTTGCGCGACTCCGTCGCAGCCAAACTGGTGCCGACGACGCTCGACGTCGTCGGCCGCGTCGAGCGCGTCTTGACCGCGGCGCACGCGGCGCAGGTTGCGTTGCCCGACAAGCCTTCTGCGCTGCAGGCCGACGCTGTCGCTGATATTCGCGCGCAGTTGGCCCGGCTGCTGCCTGTCGGGTTCGTCGCCGCGACGGGCGTCAGCCACCTGGCTGATCTGACCCGGTACCTGACGGCCGTCGGCCGCCGGCTGGAGCGGTTACCCCAGGCGCCGGCCGCGGACCGCGAGCGCATGGACCGCATCCACGCCGTCGAGGACGCGTATGACGAATTGCGGCAGGCACTTTCGCCGTTGCGATGCCAGGGCGAAGACGTCCGCGACATCGCCCGGCAGATCGAGGAGCTGCGTGTCAGCCTGTGGGCCCAGCAGTTGGGCACCCCGAGGCCGGTCAGCGAGCAACGGATTCACCGGGCGATCGACGCCATCGTCCCGTGA
- a CDS encoding DUF1214 domain-containing protein, which produces MTESAAAWRELLDTLRELDTSFLEGDRAVSDDRQIADGYRMLATGLGVALDCYLFPEPGRPQFVAVNTPTRHDRRWGGDNTDAYYHMCPVDPARKYRIFGNKGDSVYLSLTAYNEPSPGAWSNRVVAIIRDTDIEFDADGNFSFELGPLPDAAVFLTRDYQADPTTGRPVTWNIDALDAPEPFRHSDTATAASFRSAANWIRTLFAIMPMPVGTRPDESSLGHSIAHVANEFAAPYQVPDANFGWSARDACYSYGSFVLADDEALVITHRPPPCRFWNLVVWNQFMATPGASDARSSLNGYSAVPNSDGSVTVVLSKEAAAHPNSLTTLDYPQGILAFRWFLTDEVPDRPEVKLVKLADAPTSPS; this is translated from the coding sequence ATGACCGAATCCGCTGCCGCATGGCGGGAGCTCCTCGACACCCTTCGCGAGCTCGACACCTCGTTCCTGGAGGGCGATCGGGCCGTCAGCGACGATCGTCAGATCGCCGACGGCTACCGCATGCTTGCGACAGGGCTCGGCGTGGCGCTGGACTGCTACCTGTTCCCCGAGCCGGGCCGGCCGCAGTTCGTCGCCGTCAACACCCCGACCCGGCACGACCGCCGGTGGGGCGGCGACAACACCGACGCGTACTACCACATGTGCCCCGTCGATCCGGCGCGCAAATACCGGATCTTCGGCAACAAGGGTGACAGCGTCTACCTGTCGCTGACCGCGTACAACGAGCCCTCCCCCGGTGCGTGGTCCAACCGCGTCGTCGCGATAATCCGTGACACCGACATCGAATTCGACGCCGACGGCAACTTCTCGTTCGAGCTCGGACCGCTGCCCGACGCGGCCGTCTTCCTGACCCGCGACTACCAGGCCGACCCGACGACAGGGCGCCCGGTCACCTGGAACATCGACGCGCTCGATGCCCCGGAGCCGTTCCGGCACAGTGACACCGCGACCGCGGCATCGTTCCGGTCCGCCGCCAACTGGATCCGGACGCTGTTCGCCATCATGCCGATGCCGGTCGGCACCCGCCCCGACGAGAGCTCGCTCGGCCATTCCATCGCCCACGTCGCCAATGAGTTCGCCGCGCCGTACCAGGTGCCGGATGCCAACTTCGGCTGGTCGGCGCGCGACGCCTGCTATTCGTACGGCAGCTTCGTGCTGGCCGACGACGAGGCCCTCGTCATCACCCACCGCCCGCCACCGTGCCGGTTCTGGAATCTGGTGGTGTGGAACCAGTTCATGGCCACGCCGGGCGCCAGTGACGCCCGCAGCTCACTCAACGGGTACAGCGCCGTGCCCAACTCCGACGGCTCGGTCACCGTGGTGCTGTCCAAAGAGGCTGCCGCCCATCCGAATTCATTGACCACCCTGGACTATCCGCAGGGCATCCTGGCCTTCCGGTGGTTCCTCACCGACGAGGTGCCCGACCGCCCCGAGGTCAAGCTGGTCAAGCTCGCCGACGCCCCCACCTCGCCCTCCTGA
- a CDS encoding mycobacterial-type methylenetetrahydrofolate reductase, translating to MTLNTIAFELVPPNIERGPQFAVDEAHKVLLNAAAVGLEGRIRHVMIPGMIEEDGDRPVEMKPKMDVLDFWQLMKPELPGIRGLCTQVTSFLDEDALSKRLAVLQEADFDGIAFVGVPRTMSDGEGAGVAPTDALTIYRDQVPNRGVILIPTRDGEQGRFNFKINQGATYGMTQLLYSDTIVGFLKEFAATTEHRPEILLSFGFVPKMESKVGLINWLIQDPGNPLVAAEQEFVSRLAGEEPAAKRALMLDLYKRVIDGVGELGFPISIHLEAAYGVSKPAFETFAEMLDYWAPDKA from the coding sequence GTGACCCTGAACACCATCGCCTTCGAACTGGTCCCGCCCAATATTGAGCGCGGCCCCCAGTTTGCGGTCGACGAGGCGCACAAGGTGCTGCTCAACGCCGCGGCCGTCGGCCTCGAGGGCCGCATCCGGCACGTGATGATCCCCGGGATGATCGAGGAAGACGGCGACCGGCCCGTCGAGATGAAGCCGAAGATGGACGTCCTCGACTTCTGGCAGTTGATGAAGCCCGAGCTGCCCGGGATCCGCGGGCTGTGCACGCAGGTGACGTCGTTCCTCGACGAGGACGCGCTCTCGAAGCGGCTGGCGGTGCTGCAGGAGGCGGACTTCGACGGCATCGCGTTCGTCGGCGTCCCGCGCACCATGAGCGACGGCGAGGGCGCCGGCGTGGCGCCGACCGACGCGTTGACGATCTACCGCGACCAGGTGCCGAACCGCGGCGTCATCCTGATCCCGACGCGCGACGGCGAGCAGGGCCGCTTCAACTTCAAGATCAACCAGGGCGCCACCTACGGCATGACCCAGTTGCTGTACTCGGACACGATCGTGGGCTTCCTGAAGGAGTTCGCTGCCACCACCGAGCATCGACCCGAAATTCTGCTGTCGTTCGGGTTCGTCCCGAAGATGGAGTCGAAGGTCGGACTGATCAACTGGCTGATCCAGGATCCGGGCAACCCTCTGGTCGCCGCCGAGCAGGAGTTCGTCTCCCGGCTGGCCGGCGAAGAGCCTGCGGCCAAGCGCGCGCTGATGCTCGACCTGTACAAGCGCGTCATCGATGGCGTCGGTGAGCTCGGCTTCCCGATCAGCATTCACTTGGAAGCCGCGTATGGCGTATCCAAGCCGGCGTTCGAGACCTTCGCCGAGATGCTGGACTACTGGGCGCCTGACAAGGCCTAG
- a CDS encoding alpha/beta hydrolase family protein, translating to MAERVKFQSSTGPMLAGIIDLPEGTPRGWGVFSHGFTLGKDSPAAARICKQLASDGIGMLRFDAIGLGDSDGHWGDGSFTHKTNDVIEACKFMSDRGTPSALLVGHSFGGASVLAAARQAPGVRAVATVAAPIDPSHVEKQYDDILDCVLANGSAQWMVGGRELTLKRDFVEDVRAAKLHAKIKDLHLPLLILHSPTDNTVGIENASEIFRTARHPRSFVSLEGTEHLLTGPGQAKRAGRIIGAWADAYLGPDKARPR from the coding sequence GTGGCTGAACGCGTCAAGTTCCAGAGTTCCACCGGCCCCATGCTCGCCGGGATCATCGACCTCCCCGAGGGCACCCCGCGCGGCTGGGGCGTCTTCTCACATGGCTTCACACTCGGCAAGGACTCCCCTGCCGCGGCGCGCATCTGCAAGCAACTGGCCTCCGATGGCATCGGGATGCTCCGCTTCGACGCCATCGGGCTGGGTGATTCGGACGGCCACTGGGGCGACGGGTCCTTCACCCACAAGACCAACGACGTCATCGAAGCGTGCAAGTTCATGTCCGACCGCGGCACGCCGTCGGCCCTGTTGGTGGGCCACTCGTTCGGCGGGGCGTCGGTACTCGCCGCGGCGCGGCAGGCACCCGGGGTGCGCGCGGTGGCGACGGTCGCTGCGCCCATCGACCCGTCGCACGTCGAGAAGCAGTACGACGACATCCTCGACTGCGTGCTCGCGAACGGCAGTGCGCAGTGGATGGTCGGCGGCCGCGAACTGACCCTCAAGCGCGACTTCGTGGAGGACGTCCGCGCGGCCAAGCTGCACGCCAAGATCAAGGACCTGCACCTGCCGCTGTTGATCCTGCACTCCCCCACCGACAACACCGTGGGCATCGAGAACGCGAGTGAGATCTTCCGGACGGCCCGCCACCCGCGCAGCTTCGTCTCGCTGGAGGGCACCGAACACCTGCTCACCGGGCCGGGACAGGCCAAGCGTGCGGGACGGATCATCGGCGCCTGGGCCGACGCCTATCTGGGTCCGGACAAGGCGCGTCCGCGGTAA
- a CDS encoding MarR family winged helix-turn-helix transcriptional regulator: MAEQSAERPAVDEPTTLPTAARSGPVSHAVFQLTRVTRTVVAGLLRPLGLYPGQELVMMYLWDLGPLRQTDLAQLTSSDAPTMTRMIQRLEHAGFVRRFPSPEDKRAHLVEATPASRGLQQQIEGVWGQIEEMTVGGLSEPERATVLRVVQGLECRLARAAME, from the coding sequence ATGGCGGAGCAGAGTGCCGAGCGACCGGCGGTCGACGAGCCGACGACGCTGCCGACGGCGGCCCGCAGCGGCCCCGTCAGCCACGCGGTCTTCCAGCTGACCCGGGTGACGCGAACCGTCGTCGCGGGCCTGCTGCGGCCGCTCGGCCTGTATCCCGGGCAGGAACTCGTGATGATGTATCTCTGGGACCTCGGTCCGCTGCGCCAGACCGACCTCGCGCAGTTGACCAGTTCCGATGCCCCGACCATGACGCGCATGATTCAGCGGCTGGAGCATGCCGGTTTCGTGCGGCGGTTCCCGAGCCCCGAGGACAAGCGCGCGCATCTCGTCGAAGCGACACCCGCGAGTCGCGGTCTGCAGCAGCAGATCGAGGGTGTGTGGGGTCAGATCGAGGAAATGACCGTCGGCGGTTTGAGCGAGCCGGAACGGGCAACGGTGCTGCGCGTGGTGCAGGGCCTCGAATGCCGACTTGCCCGCGCGGCGATGGAGTGA
- a CDS encoding alpha-keto acid decarboxylase family protein, producing MPEYTVGDYLLDRLAELGVTEIFGVPGDFNLELLDHVIAHRDIRWVGSANELNAGYAADGYGRLRGMAALITTFGVGELSTANAIAGSYAEHVPVVHIVGTPSIDVQGSRRVIHHSLGDGDFDHFLRIAREITCAQAKLVPATATREIDRVLSEVHERKLPGYLMLATDVARFPVEPPTGPLPRYTSGTSPRALSLFTVAAARLIGEHQLTVLADLLVHRLEAVPQLEALLAADVVPHATLMWGKSLVDESAPEFLGIYAGTSSQESVRRAIEDAPVLLTAGVQFTDMVSASFTQQIDPARTIDIGPNQSTVAGEVFAPLDMSAALEAITGILKSRPTRSPAVPQPVPDAPDPVLEPDQPLTQKALWDKVCGALTPGNVVLAEQGTSYYGMARHRLPSGVAFIGQPLWASIGYTLPAALGAGLAEPDRRPVLLIGDGAAQLTIQELGQFGREGVPAVVILVNNDGYTVERAIHGPTAPYNDIVSWQWRDIPAALGIRNPLSHRATTCGELDAALADAAAHPDDLVFIEAVVTELDVPPLLEELAAAIAKANKAAGN from the coding sequence ATGCCCGAATACACCGTCGGTGACTACCTACTGGACCGGCTCGCCGAACTGGGTGTCACCGAGATTTTCGGTGTGCCAGGCGATTTCAACCTGGAACTGCTCGACCATGTGATCGCCCACCGGGATATCCGGTGGGTCGGCAGTGCCAACGAACTCAACGCCGGGTACGCCGCCGACGGCTACGGCAGGCTGCGCGGCATGGCGGCGCTCATCACCACATTCGGTGTCGGTGAGCTATCGACGGCCAATGCGATCGCGGGCAGCTATGCCGAGCATGTCCCGGTGGTGCACATCGTCGGCACGCCGTCGATCGACGTGCAAGGCTCGCGCCGGGTGATCCATCACTCGCTCGGCGACGGCGACTTCGACCACTTCCTGCGCATCGCCCGCGAAATCACCTGCGCACAGGCCAAACTCGTGCCGGCAACAGCCACGCGCGAGATCGACCGGGTCCTGTCGGAGGTGCACGAGCGCAAGCTGCCCGGTTACCTGATGCTGGCCACCGACGTCGCCCGGTTCCCGGTCGAACCACCGACCGGGCCCCTGCCGCGGTACACCAGCGGCACGAGCCCGCGGGCGCTCTCGCTGTTCACCGTGGCCGCCGCCCGTCTCATCGGCGAGCATCAGCTGACGGTGCTGGCTGACCTGCTGGTGCACCGACTGGAAGCCGTCCCGCAGCTCGAGGCACTGCTGGCGGCCGACGTCGTGCCGCACGCCACGCTGATGTGGGGCAAGAGCCTGGTCGACGAATCCGCGCCGGAGTTCCTCGGCATCTACGCCGGCACCTCCAGTCAGGAGTCGGTTCGGCGGGCCATCGAAGACGCCCCGGTGCTCCTCACCGCCGGCGTGCAGTTCACCGACATGGTGAGCGCGTCGTTCACGCAGCAGATCGATCCCGCGCGGACCATCGACATCGGGCCCAACCAGAGCACCGTGGCCGGGGAAGTCTTTGCGCCACTGGACATGTCGGCCGCGCTCGAGGCGATCACCGGCATCCTGAAGTCCCGGCCCACCAGGTCGCCCGCCGTACCGCAGCCGGTGCCCGACGCGCCAGACCCGGTCCTCGAACCGGATCAGCCGCTCACCCAGAAGGCCTTGTGGGACAAGGTCTGTGGTGCTCTCACGCCGGGCAATGTGGTGCTGGCCGAGCAGGGCACGTCGTACTACGGCATGGCCCGGCACCGGCTGCCCAGCGGTGTGGCGTTCATCGGCCAGCCGTTGTGGGCTTCCATCGGCTATACGCTGCCGGCCGCACTCGGTGCGGGTCTGGCGGAGCCGGACCGTCGTCCGGTGTTGCTCATCGGCGATGGCGCCGCGCAGCTGACGATCCAGGAACTCGGCCAGTTCGGCCGCGAGGGCGTGCCCGCCGTGGTGATCCTGGTGAACAACGACGGCTACACCGTCGAACGCGCGATCCACGGTCCCACCGCGCCGTACAACGACATCGTGAGCTGGCAGTGGCGCGACATCCCGGCGGCCCTGGGTATCCGGAACCCGTTGTCGCACAGGGCGACAACCTGCGGCGAATTGGACGCGGCACTGGCCGACGCGGCCGCCCATCCAGACGATCTGGTCTTCATCGAAGCCGTGGTGACCGAATTGGACGTGCCGCCGCTACTGGAGGAACTCGCCGCGGCCATCGCGAAGGCCAACAAGGCGGCCGGTAACTGA